One window of Mus caroli chromosome 11, CAROLI_EIJ_v1.1, whole genome shotgun sequence genomic DNA carries:
- the Pfas gene encoding phosphoribosylformylglycinamidine synthase isoform X3, translating to MKKLMWLFGCPLVRDDVAQEPWLVPSSNDLLLEVGPRLNFSTPASTNIVSVCQAAGLRAVDRVETTRRYRLSFAGHPTAEMEAVSLAALHDRMTEQHYPDPIQSFSPQSIPAPLKGSIDILAEGRPALEKANQELGLALDSWDLDFYTKRFQELQRNPSTVEVFDLAQSNSEHSRHWFFKGRLHVDGKKLARSLFESIMSTQASSNPNNVLKFCDNSSAIQGKKVKFLRPEDSTRPSCFQQQQGLRHVVFTAETHNFPTGVAPFSGATTGTGGRIRDVQCTGRGAHVVAGTAGYCFGNLHIPDYNLPWEDPSFQYPGNFARPLEVAIEASNGASDYGNKFGEPVLAGFARSLGLQLPDGQRREWIKPIMFSGGIGSMEAKHVGKKPPEPGMEVVKVGGPVYRIGVGGGAASSVQVQGDNTSDLDFGAVQRGDPEMEQKMNRVIRACVEAPGGNPICSLHDQGAGGNGNVLKELSDPEGAIIYTSRFQLGDPTLNALEIWGAEYQESNALLLRPSDRDFLSRASARERCPACFVGTITGDKRIVLVDDRECLVGKSSQGDAPLTPPTPVDLDLDWVLGKMPQKEFFLQRKPPVLQPLALPPELSVRQALNRVLRLPAVASKRYLTNKVDRSVGGLVAQQQCVGPLQTPLADVAVVALSHQECIGAATALGEQPVKSLLDPKAAARLAVSEALTNLVFALVTDLRDVKCSGNWMWAAKLPGEGAALADACEAMVAVMAALGVAVDGGKDSLSMAARVGTETVQAPGSLVISAYAVCPDITATVTPDLKHPGGKGHLLYVPLSPGQHRLGGTALAQCFSQLGEHPPDLDLPENLVRAFHITQGLLKECRLCSGHDVSDGGLVTCLLEMAFAGNCGIEVDVPAPGIHALPVLFAEEPGLVLEVQEADVAGVRQRYESAGLRCLELGHTGEAGPQAMVRISVNKAVVVEEPVGELRALWEETSFQLDLLQAEPRCVNEEKQGLKERTGPSYYLPPTFPVASVPCKPGGPIPRVAILREEGSNGDREMADAFHLAGFEVWDVTMQDLCSGAIRLDTFRGVAFVGGFSYADVLGSGKGWAAAVTFNPQAREELGRFRRRPDTFSLGVCNGCQLLALLGWVGSDPSEEQAEPGHDSQPTQPGLLLRHNLSGRFESRWATVRVEPGPALMLRGMEGSVLPVWSAHGEGYMAFSSPELQAKIEAKGLVPLHWADDDGNPTEQYPLNPNGSPGGIAGICSQDGRHLALMPHPERAVRLWQWAWRPSPFDGLPTSPWLQLFINARNWTQEDSC from the exons ATGAAGAAGTTGATGTGGCTGTTCGGCTGCCCTTTGGTGCGGGACGATGTTGCTCAGGAGCCCTGGCTTGTTCCTAGCTCCAATGATTTGTTGCTGGAGGTGGGACCCAG GCTGAATTTCTCGACTCCAGCATCAACCAACATTGTTTCTGTGTGCCAGGCAGCGGGGCTGAGGGCTGTGGATCGGGTTGAGACCACCCGACGTTACCGGCTTTCG TTTGCCGGCCACCCTACGGCTGAAATGGAAGCCGTCTCTCTGGCTGCCTTGCATGACCGGATGACAGAGCAGCACTACCCTGACCCCATCCAGAGCTTCTCCCCTCAGAGTATTCCAGCCCCACTCAAGGGCTCCATCGACATACTAGCCGAGGGTCGGCCTGCCCTGGAGAAGGCCAACCAGGAGCTAG GTTTGGCTCTTGACTCCTGGGACCTTGATTTCTATACCAAGCGCTTTCAAGAGCTGCAGCGGAACCCCAGTACAGTGGAGGTCTTTGACTTGGCTCAGTCCAATAG TGAGCACAGCCGACATTGGTTCTTCAAGGGCCGGCTCCACGTGGATGGGAAGAAGCTAGCGCGCTCCCTCTTTGAGTCCATCATGAGCACTCAGGCATCTTCCAACCCGAACAATGTCCTCAAGTTCTGTGACAACAGCAG TGCAATCCAGGGAAAGAAAGTCAAATTCCTGCGGCCGGAGGACTCTACACGCCCAAGCTGCTTCCAGCAACAGCAGGGGCTTAGACATGTTGTCTTCACAGCAGAGACACATAACTTCCCCACAG gAGTGGCCCCCTTCAGCGGTGCAACCACAGGCACAGGTGGCCGCATCAGAGACGTCCAGTGCACAGGCCGTGGGGCCCACGTGGTAGCTGGCACTGCTGGCTATTGCTTTGGAAACCTGCACATCCCAG ATTATAATCTGCCCTGGGAGGACCCAAGCTTCCAGTATCCTGGGAACTTTGCCAGGCCTTTGGAGGTTGCTATTGAGGCCAGCAATGGAGCATCTGACTATGGCAACAAGTTTGGAGAGCCAGTGCTGGCTG GATTTGCCCGCTCTTTGGGTCTCCAGCTTCCAGATGGTCAGAGACGTGAGTGGATCAAGCCCATCATGTTCAGTGGGGGCATTGGGTCCATGGAAGccaaacatgtaggcaaaaaacCCCCAGAGCCAG GCATGGAGGTTGTAAAGGTTGGAGGTCCTGTCTATAGGATTGGAGTTGGGGGTGGAGCTGCTTCGTCTGTGCAG GTCCAGGGAGACAACACCAGTGACCTGGACTTTGGAGCTGTGCAACGGGGAGACCCGGAAATGGAGCAAAAGATGAATCGTGTGATCCGGGCTTGTGTGGAGGCCCCAGGAGGAAACCCCATCTGCAGCCTCCATGACCAGGGTGCTGGTGGCAACG GCAATGTTCTAAAGGAGCTGAGTGACCCAGAAGGAGCCATCATTTACACCAGCCGCTTCCAG CTAGGTGACCCAACCTTGAACGCACTGGAAATCTGGGGGGCTGAGTACCAGGAGTCAAATGCACTGCTGCTGAGACCCTCTGACCGCGACTTCCTAAGTCGTGCCAGTGCCCGGGAACGCTGCCCAGCTTGTTTTGTGGGCACAATCACTGGAGACAAGAGA ATTGTGCTAGTGGATGATCGTGAATGCCTCGTAGGAAAAAGTAGTCAGGGAGATGCCCCCCTGACACCTCCAACCCCTGTGGACCTGGACCTTGACTGGGTGCTGGGAAAGATGCCTCAGAAG GAGTTCTTCCTCCAGAGGAAACCCCCTGTGCTGCAGCCTTTGGCTTTGCCCCCAGAGCTGAGTGTGCGACAGGCTCTGAACCGGGTCCTAAGGCTGCCTGCTGTGGCCAGCAAACGCTACCTCACCAATAAG GTGGATCGCTCTGTGGGTGGCCTTGTTGCCCAACAGCAGTGTGTCGGACCCCTGCAGACTCCTCTGGCTGATGTGGCTGTTGTAGCACTGAGCCACCAGGAGTGCATAGGGGCTGCCACAgccctgggagagcagccagtcaAGAGCCTGCTGGACCCCAAGGCTGCAGCTAGGCTTGCTGTGTCTGAGGCCCTCACCAACCTGGTGTTTGCTCTGGTCACCGACCTCCGA GATGTGAAGTGCAGTGGGAACTGGATGTGGGCAGCCAAGCTCCCAGGTGAGGGTGCAGCGCTGGCTGATGCCTGTGAGGCTATGGTGGCAGTGATGGCAGCACTGGGTGTGGCAGTAGATGGTGGCAAAGACTCCCTCAGCATGGCTGCCCGGGTCGGCACTGAGACGGTGCAGGCTCCTG GGTCACTGGTCATTTCAGCATATGCTGTCTGTCCAGACATCACAGCCACTGTGACCCCAGACCTCAAACATCCTGGAGGGAAAG GTCATTTGCTTTATGTGCCTTTGAGCCCTGGGCAGCACCGGCTGGGAGGAACGGCTCTGGCCCAGTGTTTCTCTCAGCTCGGGGAGCACCCTCCTGATCTAGACCTTCCCGAGAACCTTGTGCGTGCCTTTCATATCACCCAGGGGCTGCTGAAAG AATGCCGTCTTTGCTCAGGCCATGATGTCAGCGATGGGGGGCTTGTCACCTGCCTTCTAGAGATGGCCTTTGCTGGGAACTGTGGGATAGAGGTAGATGTACCTGCCCCTGGGATCCATG CGTTGCCTGTGCTGTTTGCGGAAGAGCCGGGTCTGGTGTTGGAGGTACAGGAGGCAGATGTGGCCGGAGTACGGCAGAGGTACGAGAGTGCTGGCCTACGGTGTCTGGAACTGGGCCATACAGGCGAGGCTGGACCCCAGGCCATG GTCCGAATATCAGTGAATAAGGCTGTGGTAGTAGAGGAGCCTGTTGGGGAGTTAAGAGCCCTCTGGGAGGAAACAAGTTTCCAGCTGGACCTACTGCAGGCAGAGCCACGCTGTGTGAATGAGGAGAAACAGGGCCTGAAGGAGCGGACAGGGCCCAGCTACTACCTGCCGCCCACCTTTCCTGTGGCCTCTGTACCCTGTAAACCTG GTGGACCCATCCCTCGAGTTGCCATCTTGCGAGAAGAGGGCAGCAATGGAGACCGAGAAATGGCTGATGCCTTTCACTTGGCAGGCTTTGAG GTGTGGGATGTGACCATGCAAGACCTCTGCTCTGGCGCCATCAGGCTGGACACATTCCGTGGTGTGGCCTTTGTGGGCGGCTTCAGCTATGCAGATGTCCTTGGCTCTGGTAAAG GTTGGGCAGCTGCCGTGACCTTTAATCCTCAGGCCAGGGAAGAGCTGGGTCGATTCCGCAGGCGGCCGGACACCTTCAGCCTGGGCGTGTGTAATGGCTGTCAGCTGTTGGCTCTTCTGGGCTGGGTGGGAAGTGATCCCAGTGAAGAGCAAGCTGAGCCAGGCCACGACTCCCAGCCAACACAGCCGGGCCTCCTGCTCCGCCACAATCTGTCTGGGCGGTTCGAGTCCCGATGGGCCACCGTACGTGTGGAGCCAGGGCCAGCCCTGATGCTCCGAGGGATGGAAGGCTCTGTGCTGCCTGTGTGGAGTGCTCACGGGGAAG GCTACATGGCATTTTCTTCTCCTGAACTCCAAGCCAAGATCGAGGCCAAGGGCCTGGTTCCTCTGCACTGGGCAGACGATGATGGGAACCCCACAGAGCAGTACCCTCTGAACCCCAATGGATCTCCAGGGGGCATAGCTGGTATCTGTTCCCAAGACGGCCGACACCTGGCACTCATGCCACACCCTGAGCGGGCTGTAAGGCTTTGGCAGTGGGCATGGCGACCTTCTCCCTTTGATGGTCTTCCCACCTCCCCGTGGCTGCAGCTCTTCATCAATGCTAGAAACTGGACCCAGGAGGACAGCTGCTGA